The genomic interval TATCCGGAACTCGCTGACAACCCAATCCCTCGCCTGGTTGCATTGCTTTCGTCGCTCCTGGCGGAGGCGCCGGACAACGGGACCGACCATTTCCAGCCGTCCAACGTGGAAGTTACGTCGGTGGATGTCGGGAATCCAGTCACCAATGTCATACCAGATAGTGCCACGGCGTGCTTTAACGTGCGGTACAGTCCGGCGCACTCGCCCGAGTCGTTGGAAAGGTGGCTGCGTGAGCGGCTCGATCGCGCGGCGGCCGGAACCTACCTGCTGGAACTGGACTGGAGCGGGCCGGCGTTCCTTACCGAGCCCGGCCGGTTGACGGAAGTGATTTCGCGAGCCGTGGCGGATGTGACGGGGCGACAGCCGGAGGCTTCGACGAGCGGCGGCACGTCCGACGCTCGGTTCATTCAGTCGGTTTGCCCGGTGGTCGAGTTCGGCGGGGTAGGGAAGACGATGCACCAGGTGAATGAGCACATTCTGATCGAGGATCTGCGGGCACTTGCGGATGTGTACGAACGGGTTCTCGGGCTTTTCTTCGAGACCGAGGGAGACATTGGCAGGAAGCGGAGCGGCCGGGGGTCGGACGCGGCATGAGCTCGCGGGCGGACGACGATCGTCCTCCGGAGACCGACGTCGAGTTCGACGTGGTCGTCATCGGCGGCGGGTTCGGCGGCATGTACATGTTGCATCGCCTGCGCGGCGTCGGAATGTCGGCACGAGCCTATGAGGTCGCGGACGATGTAGGTGGCACGTGGTACTGGAACCGCTATCCGGGTGCGCGATGCGACGTGGAGAGCATGCAGTACTCGTACTCGTTTTCGGAGGACCTGGAGCAGGACTGGAGCTGGTCGGAAAAGTACGCGTCGCAGCCAGAGATTCTCGAGTACGCCCGGCACGTCGCGGATCGCTTCGATTTGCGGAGGGATATCCGGTTTCGAACCCGTGTGACGACGGCGAGTTTTGACGAGCAAACGCATCGATGGACGGTTGAGACGAACCGAGGAGACCGGGTAACCGGGCGGTTCCTCGTTTCGGCGGTGGGCTGTCTGTCCGCCGCCAACTTGCCGGCCTTCGAAGGGATGGACGACTGCCAGGTGCCGATCCTGCACACCGGGCAATGGCCGCACCGGGGCTTTGACTTTTCTGGTCTCCGCGTCGGTGTGATCGGGACGGGCTCTTCCGCCATCCAGTCCATTCCGGTCATTGCCCGGGACGCCGAGTCGGTGGTCGTCTTTCAGCGCACGCCAAACTACGCGGTTCCGGCACGAAACACGCCGATGAACCGAGACTATGAGCGCAGGGTCAAGGCGAGCTATCCCGACTTCCGTGCCCTGGCCCGCACCCGTATGCCGGCCTTCCTGTTTCAATATGACAAACGCTCGGCTCTGGAGGTGCCGCCTGTTGCCCGCGACCGGCACTACGAGGACTACTGGCGTCGGGGCGGACTTGGATTTCTGGGCGCGTTTTCCGACCTTCTGCTGAACCAGGAATCGAACGACAGCGCCGCGGAATTTGTTCGCGGCAAGATCCGTTCGGTGGTCAAGGATCCGGTGGTTGCCCGGTTGCTGTCGCCCAGCAACGTATTCGGCTGCAAGCGCCTGTGCGTCGATACCGGCTACTACGAGACCTTCAATTTGCCGCACGTGAATCTGGTCGACGTGTCCGAGACGCCGATCCGGTGTTTCACCGAAACCGGCTTAGTGGTCGCTGACCGGCGCTACGACTTCGACGCCATCGTGTGCGCCACCGGATTCGCGGCGATGACAGGATCGCTCGACCGCATACGTATTACTGGTCGAAACGGCATGACATTGAAAGAGAAGTGGAAGGCGGGTCCCAGAACTTACCTCGGCCTGACATCCGCCGGATTCCCGAACTTCTTCACGGTCACGGGGCCAGGAAGCCCGTCGGTCTTGGCCAACATGATGCCTGCCATCGAGCAGCACGTGGACTGGATCACACACTGCCTGCTTCGAATGGAAGAGGCCGGTTCTCGGACCATTGAGCCCTTGGCGGCAAACGAGGATGACTGGGTCGGCCACGTCAACGACGTTGCCAGTGAATCCCTGCGGTCGAGCTGCAGTTCCTGGTACATCGGCGCGAACATTCCAGGCCGTCCCCGCGTGTTCATGCCGTACATCGGTGGATTTCCGGCGTACCTTGAGCGATGCAACTCAGAAGCCGAGTCGGGCTATGCCGGTTTCGCAATTGAGGGTGGAGCGCCTGTAGCGCCGCCACGCGCCTTTCCGTGGACGACAAGGTGGTCAGTGGTGACATCGAATTGACGTGAGCCGTCAAGCGTCCACCATCGGGCGAATTCTCAGTTGCGGCTATGTTTAGTCTGATTCAAGCGTACGAGGATTGCTAGCGGCGACGGGCGGACAGGCGCTTGGTGCCGCTAGGCCGCGCCAACCGGCACCCCCTGCTGCCCACACACGTTCAGGCGTCGTGGGCCGCACCGATTTCGTTGACCCATCCGCGGAGTTCAATTATGTCTAATCCCATGTGTGGCCGATACAGCCTGACCGATCCCGCTGGCGCCCGGCGCGACCTTTTCGGGGACCCGAACGGGTCCGTGCCTGAACCAAACGCCCACATTGCCCCGGGAACGGAGGTGCTTGCCGGCGGACGAAGTGCCGAGGGCCAGATTCGCGCGGCGATACTGTTCTGGGGCCTTTCGTCGGAACGTTCCGAATCGTCTGGTTTGGTCGTGAACGCGCGGGCCGAGAACGTGGCCCGGAACCCGTCATTCAGGGAATCCTTCCAGCGCCGCCGTTGCTTGATTGCGGCGGACGCCTTCTACGAATGGGGGATGCCGGAGGAAGGCGCCCAGATCGCGTGGAAGTTCAGGGCGGCTGACGACGGTTACCTGGCGTTTGCCGGGATCTATCAGCCGTTGCGCTCGGCCAGTGAGGGTGGTCCGGCTACCGGATGCGTGATCGTGACGACGGCGTCGAACGGCCTCGTGGGCCGGGTGCACGACCGCATGCCGGCGATCGTCACGCGGGCCGATTTTGATACCTGGCTGGATCCCGAGACACCTAGGGAAGAATTGCAAGATCTGCTTCGACCTCTTCCCGATGAGGAACTGCAGGCCGAGGAGCTGGAACCACTTTCGTAGTTCCGTCGCCGCGGAGCAGCCGGGTGCCGTCCGCCTGGAAGCACGTTTCATGCAGATGCGTTTCGCTATAGGTTGAAGCGAAACAGGATGACGTCGCCGTCGCGGACAACGTAATCGCGGCCCTCGCTGCGGAGTTGGCCTGACGCGCGGGCCCCTTGCTCGCCACCTGCTTCCACAAACGTGTCGAAGGCTGCTGTCTCCGCGGCGATAAACCCGCGCTCGAAGTCACTGTGGACCACGCCGGCCGCGCTCCCGGCCGCCGTCCCGGCACTGATCGTCCAGGCACGCGTCTCTTTCGGGTTGGCAGTGAAGAACGTGATCAATCCCAGTAGCGCGTAGCCCGCGCGCGCCACCCGAAGGAGCCCCGACTCGGAGAGCCCGACGCTGCCAAGGAATGCCTCGCGGTCTTCCGCAGCTTCGAGCTCAATGAGTTCGGCTTCCAATTGCGCCGACACCAGCAGCAGGTCCGCATCGTGCGTGGCGGCGTGGGCTGCCGCAGCCTGCGTCAGCGCGTTGCCGTGGTGAACATCTGACTCGGCGACGTTGGCAACGAACAACACTGGCTTGTTCGTCAGCAGGCCCAGCTCCCGAAACAACGCCGCATTGCTCTCGTCGGCCAGCTCTCGTGCTGGCTGACCGTCTCCCAGCTGCTGGATGCTGCGTTCCACGATCTCAAGCCGCTGCCGGCTACTTCGGTCGCCGCTCCGAGCCGATTTGATCAAGCGATCCTGGGTTCTTTCCAGAGTTCCGAGATCGGCAAGCAGGAGTTCCGTTTCCACGACTTCTGCGTCTGCCACGGGGTCCGGTCGCCCGGTCACGTGAGTGACGCGGTCGTCGTCGAAGCAACGCAGCACGTGGACGATCGCATCAACTTCCCGGATGCGCGCGAGAAATCGGTTGCCGAGGCCCTCGCCTTGGCTGGCGCCTTTCACCAGGCCGGCGATGTCCACGAAGTCGATCACGGCAGGGGTGCGGACAGCGGATCCGGAAATGGCGGCCAGCCGATCAAGGCGTGAATCGGGAACCGGTACGCGACCAACATTTGGCTCGATGGTGCAGAAGGGGTAGTTGGCTGCCTCCGCGGCGGCCGCTCCGCTTAAGGCATTGAACAGAGTGGACTTTCCGACATTGGGCAGCCCCACAATGCCGCACCGGAATCCCATGGCGGGTGCCTCAGTCTCCCCCCGCCGCGGGCGGCGGTGCATCCAGCACCACACGATTCATAAAGCGATCGTCTTCGCCGCTGACCAGCAGCGGCGCCGAGGTTGCCATCGCGGCCAGCAGCGGTTGCAGCCAGTCAAGTTCGGCCCGACCAAAATCCCTGAGGACATACCGCTCCGCCGGTTCGTCATGGGGCGGACGGCCGATCCCGATCCGGACCCTTCGATAGTCGCGTCCGAGACAGCGATCGATGCTGTCAATGCCCCGGTGGCCGCCACTGCCGCCGCCGTGGCGAACCCGGACTTTTCCGGCCGCGAGATCAAGGTCGTCGTAGAACACCGTTACCCGCGCCGGAGGTACCTTGTAGAACCGGCAGGCCAAACTCACGGACTCGCCCGAGCGGTTCATCCAGGTAAGGGGACACAGCGCCAAGACGGAGGTGCCGTCAATCCGGCCTGAACGGATGGCGCCACGAAATCGCTGCCTCGTACGCCCAAAACGGTGTTCGGCGGCGATCGAGGAAAGCGCCATGAAGCCGGCGTTGTGTCGCTGGCGTGCGTGCGTTGCTCCCGGGTTGCCGAGCCCGACGAAAACCTGGTCCACGAGATCGGCCTCGCGACCGGGTGGCTACTCTTCCGTTGGTGCTTCTTCCAGTTCGGGAGTCTCCTCGAGCTCCTCCCCTTCCTCTACTTCTTCTTCTTCCTCTTCAGCAGTTGCGGCGGAGACCAGCGCGGAAGGTGCGACGATGCTCGCAACCGTGAAATCCCGATCCCCGATGGTGGGCTGCACGGCGGGATCCAGCTCGGTGTGGCTGATATGGAGGCTGTCACCGATTTCCAGTTCCGCGACGTCGAATTCGATTGCTTCCGGGATCAGGCTGGCCGGGCAGTTCACGTTGATGGTGCGTCTGACGATGTTGAGCACGCCGCCGCGCTTGAGGCCAGGGCAGACCTCCTGATTGAGGAACGCAACCGGGACTTCGACGGTGACCCGGGTGTCCGGTCCGACACGCAGGAAATCCAAGTGGACCGGATCATCGGTGACCGGATGGTAGGCGACAGCCTGCGGCAGCACCCGGATCGCGGAGTCCCGGTTCAGATCGATGTCGTACAGCCTGGTTCGAAAGCCTGGTCGCCGGATTTCGCGACGGCTGAAATCGAGATCGATGTCGATGGCGACGGGTTCGAAGTCCTTGCCGTAGATGATGGCCGGCAGCCGGCCCTTTCGGCGGAGCTCCCGTGCCCCTCCCTTGCCGCGAGGTGTGCGCACCTCGGCTTTGATGGTCGACGTGTTTTCCATAGGTCCGTCCCGGGGGCGAACGATGCCCCCGCCTCAGTCAAAGAGGTTGGATACCGAGCGATGATCGCTGATCCGCCGGATCGCCTCGGCGACCAGCGGGACGACCGAGAGTGTCTGGATTTTCGGCGATTTTGCAACCTCGTCGCGCGCGGCGATGCTGTCGGTCACCAGCAGCATGTCCAGCGTGGAACCATCGATCCGCTCAACTGCCGGGCCTGACAGCACACCGTGGGTCGCATAGCACGCAACGCGGCTGGCTCCGGCCGTCGTCAAAGCCTGCGCCGCGTTACAAAGAGTGCCCGCGGTATCGACGATGTCATCCACGATGATGCAAACCCGCCCGCGGACTTCTCCGATGATGTTGACGACTTCGGAGACGTTCTCGCGGTCGCGCCGCTTGTCGACGATGGCCAAGCTGCTGTCCACCCGGGCGGCCAGGTACCGCGCTCGAGCGACGCCGCCGACGTCGGGCGAGACCAGTACATAGGAATCGTTCTGGAACCGCTCCCGGATGTCGGCAGCGATTACCGGCGCGGCGTACAGGTTATCGACGGGGATATCGAAGAATCCTTGGATCTGGTTTGCGTGCAGATCTATGGTCAGCACGCGACTGGCACCGGCCGTCGTGATCAGGTTGGCGACAAGCTTGGCCGAGATCGGTGCGCGGGGCGCCGCCTTTCGGTCCTGGCGCGCATAGCCGAAGTAAGGGATCACTGCCGTAACGCTGGCCGCAGAGGCACGTCTCAGGGCGTCGATGCAGACCAGCAGCTCCATGATGTGATCGTTAGCGGGAGGAGACGTGGATTGCAGCACGAACACGTCCTGGCCCCGGACGTTTTCACGCACCTCGACGAACACCTCGCCGTCCGAAAATCGCCGAACATCGGCAGCTGTCAGCCTGAGGCCCAACTCATCGGCAACCGCGCTAGCGAATTGCTCATTGCTGTTTCCAGCCAGTAGGCGCATGGGCCGCGGCATCCCCGGTGTACCCGCGCCCGTCGTCATCGACCTGCGCAACAAAAAATCTACTCATGCACCGCATCGGGGTAAAGGGACGGGCCGATCAGGAAGTACCGCCAGCGCACGCGTCGAAGGCCTGGAACGGCCCGTCGGACGCCAACGTCCCCGCACCGGTGCGGCGTTCCGGGAACCTGCCGGAAAGGATCGCGTCGCCACCGCCTACCGGCGGCGGATCCGTGCCACCTCGCCGCAGGCCCGCCGTCGCCGCCCCACCAAGACTCCACGCAAGCGACCATCCGGCCGATCGTCATGCCGACGGAAGCCCCGGTGATTGCGCAGTTACTGGCGGCGGGTTCAGGGGGCCCAATGCCCTCTCCGGTCCCGAGCACCGGGCTGGGTAGTCGCTGTCACTGATCAAAGCTTGGATGCCGGCGCGGTTCGCCCATAGTCTTCAGAGTCAGTCAATGCGACCGCGAGTGCTCGCCAGCCGGTTTCTACGAACTTGGCGAGGCTTGACCGGGGCTCCATTCTGGTCGACGTCCCGTTCTCATCGTCTCAGTCCGGCGGTTCGGACTCCGGAACGAGATGTCTTTGCCGCCATCCGTCCGGAGAGTCCGCAATGCGATGGGATTTCCCGCCCGAGGACGTGCGCCCTACAAAGCTCGAACACGACCACAAACGCGCAAAGAATCGATTGGCTTTGCTAGCTGCCTCGATGCCGTGTCGTCACGGTCAATCGGGCTTGCGAACGCGAATAGAGTGCGCTCGTTGCGGTTTGCCTTCCCGCCATATGCCGTCATCTATCAATGATGGGGCGACCGTCCGGGATGGCAAAAGATGATACATTGGGTGCGTCGTCCTTGCCTTAACTCATAGAGGAAACCGACCCATGTCGTCCACGGAAGCCCGCCTTAGGACCCTCATCAGGGAGAATCTCGACTTGGACCATGAACCTGACTTCGACCTGCAGTTCAGTGAAGTCGGGGTTTCTTCCATCGATGCAGTGGCATTCTACAAGTTGGTCAACGATGAGTTTCAGCTAAACATGGTGGCGGAGGATTGCTTGCAATTCCGGACCCTGCGGGATCTGGTCGCGCATATTGATTCGCGCGCGGGCTGAAGCTTCCTTGTCGTTCGTGTACGTCTATTCGATATCGTACTTGCTGCAGCTTGAGCCGGGCTGATCGTCCTTTGGTTGGGCGGCAGTTACCGCCTGCACGGAGTGCCGGACTGTCGCCCGGCGTGGCAGGCGTATCGGCCAAGTGATGCTATCGAAAGGCAGATGGCGAACCCATGAGGACTGAAGCAGCGTGGGAACTACCAGAGCCGATTTCAACTTGCCGGGTGGAGATAGACGACCAGACAACGACGACCGTGCGACAGCACGGCAATCCTGATGCAGACGTCCGGATTGTCTTGAGCCACGGAAGCGGGCTCGCCGCCGACCTCTACTATCCCTTTTGGTCGCTGCTGGCGGACGATTTCGACCTGTTCATATACGACCTCAGAAATCACGGTTGGAATAGTGTTGGCGCGCGACGAGATCACAACATCCCAAGATTGATTCACGATCACGACGTCATTCTCGAATCCATCGACCGCAACTTCGAGATGAAACCGACGGTGGGCATCTTTCACTCACTTTCCACGCTCGTGCCGCTTCTTTCCTTCACCAAACGCTACTCGGCGCTCGTACTGTTCGAACCGCCGCTGTGCAAACCAGGTGCCAGTCAGCTGGAGCTTCATGATGCCGCTGAACACGCTGCCGCGCTGATCAGGAAGCGGGGACATCGATTCAAGACACGAGAAGAGTTTTCCGATTTTCTTCGTCTGGTACC from Rhodospirillales bacterium carries:
- a CDS encoding NAD(P)/FAD-dependent oxidoreductase, which encodes MSSRADDDRPPETDVEFDVVVIGGGFGGMYMLHRLRGVGMSARAYEVADDVGGTWYWNRYPGARCDVESMQYSYSFSEDLEQDWSWSEKYASQPEILEYARHVADRFDLRRDIRFRTRVTTASFDEQTHRWTVETNRGDRVTGRFLVSAVGCLSAANLPAFEGMDDCQVPILHTGQWPHRGFDFSGLRVGVIGTGSSAIQSIPVIARDAESVVVFQRTPNYAVPARNTPMNRDYERRVKASYPDFRALARTRMPAFLFQYDKRSALEVPPVARDRHYEDYWRRGGLGFLGAFSDLLLNQESNDSAAEFVRGKIRSVVKDPVVARLLSPSNVFGCKRLCVDTGYYETFNLPHVNLVDVSETPIRCFTETGLVVADRRYDFDAIVCATGFAAMTGSLDRIRITGRNGMTLKEKWKAGPRTYLGLTSAGFPNFFTVTGPGSPSVLANMMPAIEQHVDWITHCLLRMEEAGSRTIEPLAANEDDWVGHVNDVASESLRSSCSSWYIGANIPGRPRVFMPYIGGFPAYLERCNSEAESGYAGFAIEGGAPVAPPRAFPWTTRWSVVTSN
- a CDS encoding SOS response-associated peptidase, encoding MSNPMCGRYSLTDPAGARRDLFGDPNGSVPEPNAHIAPGTEVLAGGRSAEGQIRAAILFWGLSSERSESSGLVVNARAENVARNPSFRESFQRRRCLIAADAFYEWGMPEEGAQIAWKFRAADDGYLAFAGIYQPLRSASEGGPATGCVIVTTASNGLVGRVHDRMPAIVTRADFDTWLDPETPREELQDLLRPLPDEELQAEELEPLS
- the ychF gene encoding redox-regulated ATPase YchF; amino-acid sequence: MGFRCGIVGLPNVGKSTLFNALSGAAAAEAANYPFCTIEPNVGRVPVPDSRLDRLAAISGSAVRTPAVIDFVDIAGLVKGASQGEGLGNRFLARIREVDAIVHVLRCFDDDRVTHVTGRPDPVADAEVVETELLLADLGTLERTQDRLIKSARSGDRSSRQRLEIVERSIQQLGDGQPARELADESNAALFRELGLLTNKPVLFVANVAESDVHHGNALTQAAAAHAATHDADLLLVSAQLEAELIELEAAEDREAFLGSVGLSESGLLRVARAGYALLGLITFFTANPKETRAWTISAGTAAGSAAGVVHSDFERGFIAAETAAFDTFVEAGGEQGARASGQLRSEGRDYVVRDGDVILFRFNL
- the pth gene encoding aminoacyl-tRNA hydrolase, with the protein product MDQVFVGLGNPGATHARQRHNAGFMALSSIAAEHRFGRTRQRFRGAIRSGRIDGTSVLALCPLTWMNRSGESVSLACRFYKVPPARVTVFYDDLDLAAGKVRVRHGGGSGGHRGIDSIDRCLGRDYRRVRIGIGRPPHDEPAERYVLRDFGRAELDWLQPLLAAMATSAPLLVSGEDDRFMNRVVLDAPPPAAGGD
- a CDS encoding 50S ribosomal protein L25/general stress protein Ctc; this translates as MENTSTIKAEVRTPRGKGGARELRRKGRLPAIIYGKDFEPVAIDIDLDFSRREIRRPGFRTRLYDIDLNRDSAIRVLPQAVAYHPVTDDPVHLDFLRVGPDTRVTVEVPVAFLNQEVCPGLKRGGVLNIVRRTINVNCPASLIPEAIEFDVAELEIGDSLHISHTELDPAVQPTIGDRDFTVASIVAPSALVSAATAEEEEEEVEEGEELEETPELEEAPTEE
- a CDS encoding ribose-phosphate pyrophosphokinase, yielding MRLLAGNSNEQFASAVADELGLRLTAADVRRFSDGEVFVEVRENVRGQDVFVLQSTSPPANDHIMELLVCIDALRRASAASVTAVIPYFGYARQDRKAAPRAPISAKLVANLITTAGASRVLTIDLHANQIQGFFDIPVDNLYAAPVIAADIRERFQNDSYVLVSPDVGGVARARYLAARVDSSLAIVDKRRDRENVSEVVNIIGEVRGRVCIIVDDIVDTAGTLCNAAQALTTAGASRVACYATHGVLSGPAVERIDGSTLDMLLVTDSIAARDEVAKSPKIQTLSVVPLVAEAIRRISDHRSVSNLFD
- a CDS encoding acyl carrier protein; the encoded protein is MSSTEARLRTLIRENLDLDHEPDFDLQFSEVGVSSIDAVAFYKLVNDEFQLNMVAEDCLQFRTLRDLVAHIDSRAG
- a CDS encoding alpha/beta hydrolase, whose amino-acid sequence is MRTEAAWELPEPISTCRVEIDDQTTTTVRQHGNPDADVRIVLSHGSGLAADLYYPFWSLLADDFDLFIYDLRNHGWNSVGARRDHNIPRLIHDHDVILESIDRNFEMKPTVGIFHSLSTLVPLLSFTKRYSALVLFEPPLCKPGASQLELHDAAEHAAALIRKRGHRFKTREEFSDFLRLVPTFARVLPGVRELMALTTLRKSADGEGYELRCPREYEAQLMDYGRSFFPLLNLDLLSFPTKVIGGDPTIRNTYLPTFDLEHVSAVDYDFVPEATHLLQLEKPAECVAVTRAFLERLAIV